In the genome of Poecilia reticulata strain Guanapo unplaced genomic scaffold, Guppy_female_1.0+MT scaffold_2221, whole genome shotgun sequence, the window TCTTATGAACTTGATTTGAAAATGGAAACTTGGAATGAATACTTTTATCTTGAATCTCTGTAATGTTAGACATTGACATGCATGTTTTGGGTTCCAAACTCAACCTAATCAATGGTTGCTTGGTCTTTTAGCACCTGGTTCTTTCCGTTAAATGTTTTCCCCAAGTTTATATTATGTCCGACTGTCTGGTTCCTGACAACCTTTAATCTTTTGKCTTRTACAAAAWAKACATTTAATCGAATGCTTAATAATTCGTGTACTTTAATTATATGAGTGCTAATCTCACCTGAATAGCAATTGGCATGAGTTTATCATGTGGAGTTTTGTGGAGCAAGACAAGTGGAGCCATCAGGTACTGCTTCTYGTCATTGATGGTGTTTKCTTTCACTCCATYCATTCGCTTGTAGTCRCMAAGGAATATGCTGCCTTTCTGttcaacattttaagaaaaaaatcacgtTRATATMAAtgttatgtaaaaatgtaagaacCTCAAATCTACTTAGAAATAgctataatttttttgtacagatAATCACCTTAATTTCTTCTGCCAAGCTGCAACAACCRTCAGGGAAAACCATGCTGTCAGTAACAGGAAGGTTGTCGGGCAGAACGGTGCAGCGGCGAATCAGCATGGGATTCATCCCATTTAGAAACTGGCAACCAAAAAATGCATCTTCCTTCCAGTGTTGCTGGACATAGTctgtaaaaatcaaagcaaagaaaaaaacagttcttcaactaaaatgcaataaaaataaaaatgaaatgataaataCAGTCTTCAAAAATGGTGGAAGAGCAAGCTGAATTTTTTGCAGACCATGagaacattttgaactttttcatgctGTTGAAGCATAAAACAGTCTAAAATACACTGTGAATACATTGTGTCAAGTagaattattttacatatttatccaAATCACCACAATACAAAAGTGCCACTGTGTTCTTTTACAAGGAACGTTTGGatacaaaatacaaattaaacaaTCACATCAGATATTGAACCCACACCCGGCCTTAGCAGGTTTTATGCCGTAGTAGGATTAACTTTAGTGCAAGTTGTC includes:
- the LOC103461551 gene encoding arachidonate 12-lipoxygenase, 12R-type-like produces the protein MNIDDIDRVFCCKKTDISDYVQQHWKEDAFFGCQFLNGMNPMLIRRCTVLPDNLPVTDSMVFPDGCCSLAEEIKKGSIFLXDYKRMBGVKXNTINDXKQYLMAPLVLLHKTPHDKLMPIAIQ